One region of Gorilla gorilla gorilla isolate KB3781 chromosome 13, NHGRI_mGorGor1-v2.1_pri, whole genome shotgun sequence genomic DNA includes:
- the LOC115935833 gene encoding interferon alpha-7, with protein sequence MALSFSLLMAVLVLSYKSICSLGCDLPQTHSLRNRRALILLAQMGRISPFSCLKDRHQFRFPEEEFDGNQFQKTQAISVLHEMIQQTFNLFSTEDSSAAWEQSLLEKFSTELYQQLNDLEACVIQEVGVEETPLMNEDSILAVRKYFQRITLYLTDKKYSPCAWEVVRAEIMRSFSFSTNLQKGLRRKD encoded by the coding sequence ATGGCCCTGTCCTTTTCTTTACTGATGGCCGTGCTGGTGCTCAGCTACAAATCCATCTGTTCTCTgggctgtgatctgcctcagaccCACAGCCTGCGTAATAGGAGGGCCTTGATACTCCTGGCACAAATGGGAAGAATCTCTCCGTTCTCCTGCCTGAAGGACAGACATCAATTCAGATTCCCCGAGGAGGAGTTTGATGGCAACCAGTTCCAGAAGACTCAAGCCATCTCTGTCCTCCACGAGATGATCCAGCAGACCTTCAATCTCTTCAGCACAGAGGACTCATCTGCTGCTTGGGAACAGAGCCTCCTAGAAAAATTTTCCACTGAACTTTACCAGCAACTGAATGACCTGGAAGCCTGCGTGATACAGGAGGTTGGGGTGGAAGAGACTCCCCTGATGAATGAGGACTCCATCCTGGCTgtgaggaaatacttccaaagaATCACTCTTTATCTAACAGACAAGAAATACAGcccttgtgcctgggaggttgtCAGAGCAGAAATCATGAGATCCTTCTCTTTTTCAACAAACTTGCAAAAAGGATTAAGGAGGAAGGATTGA